TTAGCGCAGCCCCGCGCGGCCAAATCCAGCAGCAAAGTAAATTGGTTGGAACAAGTTTGTCGGGAGGTATCGCAAGATGTTGACAGAGATTAAGGAAATTTTAGACGGATTGTTGGCCGCGTCGGGCAACCTGGCGCAAGTCGCAGATATTGGGGCGGCGTATTCGTATGTGGCTGAGGCCGCCCCGGACCCGGCGACGGGTAAACGGATCATGCGCGCCGTCGCCGATGGCAAGTGCGTTTACCTGACAGCCCCCTTGACCAATAAAACGGCGTTCAGGCACGCATTCGACCAGACAGGCAGACAGTATGACCTGCGCATTGCCGATGATGGCCAAAGTTTCAGTCTGTATCCAATACGCGCAGCCCTGCCGTTTGTGGCCCCGGTTCCGAGGTAAACATGTGCGAGCACAAAACAGCAGTTACCCTATCCTATGCCACCCACCAAAAGCCGTACAACGTGCTGCTCTGCACCTGGGGCTGTGGCGAACATCTTATCAGCGTAACAGATGCGGCCGGCGTCAGCCGGGAATGGGCCGTCAGCGAATTGCTGGCGCAGGCGTTCCCCCAGTCGTCCGCGCCCCATAGGTTGCAACCGATGCCTCTGGATGAGGCATTGGCCGTGATTAAACGAGTAACCAGAATCGAGTAGAACATCCAGGAGAAACAATGACTATAGAACTTATCCCCCTCAACAACATTCGCCGCGATGGTGGCACGCAATCACGCGCCAGCATGAACCCCCAAACCATCGTTGAATACCAAGACGCCCTCGTCGAGGCGCGCGGCCAGGAATGTGCCACCGCCAAAGGGTGGCCCTTCCCGCCTGTCACCGTCTATTATGATGGCACGGATTATCATCTAAGCGATGGCTACCACCGCACCATTGCCGCCGCCGCCGAGGGATGGTTCCAAATCCCCTGCGACGTGCGCCAGGGAACACGGCGCGACGCCGTTCTGGCCAGCGTCGCCGCCAATGCGGATCATGGCCTGCGGCGCAACCAGGCCGACAAACGCCGGGCCATAGAAACCCTGCTGCGCGATGACGAATGGGGCCAATGGAGCGACCGCGAAATCGCCCGGCGCACAAACACCACCCACCCCACAGTGGCCGTCATCCGCGCCGAGGTAGAAAAGCTCACTGGTAAATTTACCAGTGAACGCCGGTATACAGATCGGCATGGCAACGAAACCACTATGCAGAAAGCGCAGCCAAAAGCAGACTCCACCGATTACGCCATCGCCTACGACTGGCTGGACGGCTATCAGGACGAAAAGGGCCGCCGCTGGTACGATTTAGAGACCAACCAGGTCATCCACGCCAACTCTCCTTGTTATCAGGCGTTTGTGGCCGAATTCCCCGACATCGCCGACCCAAAGCAATACCTCAAAGATTCATTGGACCGGTTGCAGCGGGCACGCCGCGACGAGCAGGATCGGGAAACCAACCAGAGAATAGACGCCTGCGAAGCTGCCATGCGGGGCTACGCCACCACGCCATCCCTGATGGATGAATTGCTAGACAACCCACACAAATGTGCGCCGAACTTTGACCCTGACAACCGTTTCCATGCCGCCACCATCATCGTGGCTGTCAGCAGAATACGTGACGAACGAAAAAAGGCCCATCCTTCGACGGGCATTTTTGAACAACATGACGTAAAGGTAGCCGAGTGTGTGGCGGCCATACGGGCTGCCGCCATAGCGGATTGGGGGATGATTAAAATTTTGGATAATCCGTTGGCACATCGCCGGGTATTCGACCCCTACCAGCACTACAACAATCACATCGTCCTGTCGGCCGTCGAGGTGCTGCGCAAAGAGCGGCAAACGTTACAGACGCCAGCCGTAGACTTGACCCCTGTGCCTCAAGCCGCCGACCCTGTGCTAAAAGCTCTGCCAGTTAAGCCGGAAAAGTGTCCAAAATGCAAAGCGCCATTGGCAAACATTGAAACAAGAACACTGGGAGATCGGGCAGACCTCGACGCCAGCTGCGCTAACTGTGGCACGGAGCATCATTGGTTTTCATTCTTCGGAAAAACAGAATGGACGTATGCTTACAGCAGAGAGCCAAAGCCGCCAGTAGGCCAGCTTATGGCTGATCGTGCAGCCGCTGGCAGCCGCGACGCCGCTGCTAAAGCTGCCGCTGAAATGACCGCCGCCGACCTGCCACCCGCAAGCCGGATAAT
This portion of the Candidatus Leptovillus gracilis genome encodes:
- a CDS encoding ParB N-terminal domain-containing protein; this translates as MTIELIPLNNIRRDGGTQSRASMNPQTIVEYQDALVEARGQECATAKGWPFPPVTVYYDGTDYHLSDGYHRTIAAAAEGWFQIPCDVRQGTRRDAVLASVAANADHGLRRNQADKRRAIETLLRDDEWGQWSDREIARRTNTTHPTVAVIRAEVEKLTGKFTSERRYTDRHGNETTMQKAQPKADSTDYAIAYDWLDGYQDEKGRRWYDLETNQVIHANSPCYQAFVAEFPDIADPKQYLKDSLDRLQRARRDEQDRETNQRIDACEAAMRGYATTPSLMDELLDNPHKCAPNFDPDNRFHAATIIVAVSRIRDERKKAHPSTGIFEQHDVKVAECVAAIRAAAIADWGMIKILDNPLAHRRVFDPYQHYNNHIVLSAVEVLRKERQTLQTPAVDLTPVPQAADPVLKALPVKPEKCPKCKAPLANIETRTLGDRADLDASCANCGTEHHWFSFFGKTEWTYAYSREPKPPVGQLMADRAAAGSRDAAAKAAAEMTAADLPPASRIILRNDNGEATDSGLRESYTDKTGTTYHRLTVTNGHGHTQHTFQPATPTAESEDTAIRDELFAVRQTTTRLAATLSVDAVGVGCIAALAQAMTNLDKALSAYEKHQASLAD